One window of the Natronomonas marina genome contains the following:
- a CDS encoding IS630 family transposase: protein MTGREKEVVRHLSEEDLDRLLTETDDVKQHERLVFIKRLYKGATLAEAADDVGRSEGTADNWVERWNEGGLGKLTPNFGGGRPPKLGEAEQQRLIERLREGQPWKKQEIQHLLNEEFNIEYHPHYLPTFLDNLGLSYAIPRTKRPDRPDDAEGILDERVEYAFDEDADDQPHNKREKDQDDEDWDRDEDIRTDGGTVIGFFDLSHPQPWDNSQRMYTVDDPHITRPLVKIDTPAAGFYALNGESVLSFPPNQEKEQICECFETIREQNPRTRILLVLDNFSSHICKYTRKRAHELGIDLVFLPVGSPHLNPIEPVWKSLKWESSPLIVEDEDEYRTLLDDLFEELTEQLSFAASWIDNHLSGFLNKIR from the coding sequence ATGACTGGCCGTGAGAAAGAAGTTGTACGCCACCTGAGCGAGGAAGACCTGGATAGACTGCTCACGGAAACTGACGACGTGAAGCAACACGAACGGCTCGTGTTCATCAAACGGCTATACAAGGGAGCGACGCTCGCTGAAGCCGCTGATGACGTTGGGCGATCAGAGGGGACAGCTGACAACTGGGTCGAACGCTGGAATGAAGGAGGACTGGGCAAACTCACGCCGAACTTCGGGGGCGGCAGGCCCCCGAAGCTCGGCGAGGCCGAACAGCAGCGACTGATCGAGCGACTCCGTGAGGGCCAGCCCTGGAAAAAACAGGAGATTCAGCATCTCCTCAACGAGGAATTCAATATCGAGTATCATCCACACTATCTACCGACGTTTCTGGACAACCTCGGCCTCTCGTACGCTATTCCACGGACGAAACGTCCTGATCGACCAGACGACGCCGAAGGGATTCTCGACGAACGCGTCGAGTACGCGTTCGACGAGGATGCCGACGATCAGCCTCACAACAAACGAGAGAAAGATCAAGACGACGAAGACTGGGACCGTGACGAGGATATTCGAACAGATGGTGGCACAGTCATCGGGTTTTTCGACCTGTCACATCCACAGCCGTGGGACAATTCTCAGCGGATGTACACAGTTGATGACCCACACATCACCCGGCCGCTGGTGAAAATCGACACACCAGCGGCCGGGTTCTATGCACTCAACGGTGAGAGTGTACTGTCGTTTCCGCCGAACCAGGAGAAAGAACAGATCTGTGAGTGCTTCGAGACGATCCGCGAGCAGAATCCGCGTACCCGGATTCTGCTCGTTTTAGATAACTTCTCATCTCACATTTGCAAGTACACTCGCAAGCGTGCCCACGAACTAGGAATTGATCTCGTATTCCTTCCGGTTGGATCGCCGCATCTCAATCCAATCGAGCCAGTCTGGAAAAGTCTCAAGTGGGAGTCATCACCGCTGATTGTCGAAGATGAAGACGAGTACCGAACACTCCTTGACGATCTGTTCGAAGAACTGACCGAGCAACTGAGCTTCGCTGCATCGTGGATTGACAATCACCTCAGTGGATTCCTCAATAAGATCCGCTAA